From the Cryptomeria japonica chromosome 2, Sugi_1.0, whole genome shotgun sequence genome, one window contains:
- the LOC131049152 gene encoding protein NUCLEAR FUSION DEFECTIVE 4, with protein MSNRGKSFWIFLLFLVNKNTMGGKKSEHCYNAVAMKRWICFIVAVWLQSINGTNSVFSDYSSDLKKVMGINQIKLNSLAVASDLGKIMGWVSGVGCMLLPTWAVLGIAMSLGIVGYGVQWLMMTQIIPPLAFWQVYMLCFLAGNSICWFNTVSFRAAIENFPSNRGIASGLSTSYSGLSAVIYTCFSSIMSKGQSSSYLLLNFLVPSIVAIISAILLHVCESKKANEEEKVDKKNMILFTLIAITTAVCSILYEFLPLRNTEGQGIYMSVLFMLLLVPLYIPLKSAFGHTTKTKKVINYNSSPRKSPRTSLEIKGGNGTKSTDEEKSEKNSKLIAETTNSHTIIDIDTQKKAKKKSVPLLGEEHGIMDLLASLDFWLYYFVYFCGGTVGLVYINNLGQILQSLGYTKNLILVSLVSSFGFFGRIASGIPDYIQQWRLTKDWRPIPRPAWIGIWMVPMAVAFFMMALLNPRSMGVLYVSTAIVGLSSGAITTIAIPVSSELFGLEHFGVNHNILITNIALGSILFGEIAGVIYDKSSSTQGIEAGGRLLCVGRQCYGKTFLLWGGVCSFGVLLCVILCVRTRELYISMHRQSQNQN; from the exons ATGTCTAATAGAGGCAAGAgcttttggatttttttattgttTCTTGTGAACAAAAACACCATGGGTGGGAAGAAAAGTGAGCACTGCTACAACGCAGTGGCCATGAAAAGGTGGATTTGTTTCATTGTAGCAGTATGGCTACAATCCATCAATGGCACCAATTCAGTATTTTCTGATTACTCTTCTGATCTGAAGAAAGTAATGGGCATTAACCAAATCAAGCTTAACAGTTTGGCTGTGGCCTCAGATCTTGGCAAGATCATGGGGTGGGTCTCTGGAGTGGGTTGCATGCTTCTCCCAACTTGGGCTGTGCTGGGCATTGCCATGAGCTTGGGAATTGTGGGATATGGTGTTCAATGGCTCATGATGACTCAAATTATTCCTCCTTTGGCGTTTTGGCAG GTGTACATGTTGTGTTTCCTAGCTGGCAATAGCATCTGCTGGTTCAACACAGTGAGTTTCAGGGCCGCCATAGAAAATTTTCCCAGCAATAGAGGAATTGCTTCTGGTTTAAGCACAAGCTATTCAGGACTCAGTGCTGTTATCTACACCTGTTTTTCTTCAATTATGAGTAAAGGTCAATCATCATCATACTTACTATTGAACTTTTTAGTTCCTAGTATAGTTGCAATCATTTCAGCCATTCTCCTCCATGTTTGTGAGTCAAAAAAGGCCAATGAAGAAGAAAAGGTAGACAAGAAAAACATGATACTGTTCACTCTGATTGCCATTACCACTGCAGTTTGTTCCATACTTTATGAATTCTTACCCCTGAGAAATACCGAGGGCCAAGGTATATACATGTCTGTCTTGTTTATGCTTCTGCTTGTCCCTCTCTACATACCACTAAAGTCAGCCTTTGGCCATACCACTAAAACTAAGAAAGTAATCAATTACAATTCAAGCCCAAGAAAAAGCCCAAGAACATCTCTTGAAATAAAGGGAGGAAATGGGACAAAGAGTACAgatgaagaaaaatcagagaagaactctaaaCTTATAGCAGAAACCACAAACAGCCACACAATTATAGACATAGATACCCAAAAGAAGGCTAAAAAGAAATCAGTTCCATTACTTGGGGAGGAACATGGCATCATGGACCTCTTAGCAAGCTTAGACTTCTGGCTATATTACTTTGTCTATTTCTGTGGAGGAACAGTGGGTTTAGTATATATTAACAACTTGGGTCAGATTCTGCAGTCTTTAGGGTACACAAAAAACCTGATTCTAGTGTCTCTTGTCtcctcctttggattttttgggcgGATTGCTTCAGGCATTCCTGATTATATTCAG CAATGGAGATTGACTAAAGATTGGAGGCCTATACCACGACCAGCATGGATAGGAATATGGATGGTACCCATGGCTGTAGCATTCTTCATGATGGCTCTTCTTAATCCAAGGAGCATGGGTGTTCTTTATGTGAGCACTGCCATTGTTGGACTTTCATCAGGAGCAATCACCACCATAGCCATTCCTGTTTCATCAGAGCTCTTTGGATTGGAGCATTTTGGTGTGAATCACAACATTCTTATAACCAACATTGCCCTGGGTTCTATTCTTTTTGGTGAAATTGCAGGAGTGATTTATGATAAATCTTCTTCCACACAAGGAATAGAAGCAGGAGGTCGGCTTCTGTGCGTGGGGAGACAGTGCTATGGGAAGACTTTCCTATTGTGGGGAGGCGTGTGTTCGTTTGGAGTCCTACTATGTGTGATCCTCTGCGTAAGAACCCGTGAATTGTATATATCTATGCACAGACAGAGCCAAAATCAGAATTGA